TACAGCAGTCTGTAAATGGGAACCAAACTCTCATCATACCTTCGAACGTTTCGACCATGAACGTAGCGGTTGCTTGCACGTGCTATCAGGGCGGTATCATGAAGATCAGCGGGATGTATCTCCGAAAGAAGCTTCCCGTTCCTTTGAAGATAGTTTCCTCGCCGGACACGATGGTTGCAAATAATGCAAACTACTCCAGCCAAATACAGACCGCGAGTGTCCATCCCGGTGATATCATTTCCTATAATCTGTCCGTCGCTCCATCATGGCTGCAAATGAATTCTGCCGGCATTCTATCCGGTATTGCTCCGTCGTCTTCGGGTGTCTTCCCTGTAACGATCGTCGCGAGTGACCAGCATGGCGACAAGGACTCGATCTTGTTCAACATCCACGTCGTAGAACCGGTTCACGACGCGATTCAAATAGGTTCTCCTCCCGATACCGTCGTTGCTCCCAATGCAATGTATTATTATCCAATCTACGCCACGGGGTCATATCTCACGGACTCGCTGCAATATTACAAGCTCAGCGGCCCGGCGTGGTTATCAATATCTCCTGACGGCATTCTCATCGGCACTGCCCCTGCAACGGATTCGATAACGCATATGGTTTCAATTCTAGTTAGAGACCAGCATGCCGATGCAGATACCCAGTCTTTCTCGCTCGCAGTTCACCCTCTGGTTATCGATAATTTTGGCTACAACGATTCTCCGCTTGATCACGGCTGGCTTGCGACGACGGGAAGCGGAACCGTGTCTGTCGGTTTTGATTCCACAATTAATGCACGAACCATGAATCTATCCACGTCCAGCGGTCTAGACTTTGGCGTCGACAAGTACGGCCGCTGGCTTGCCAATACAATCACTGCGGAAGTGAAATCGAGTTCGGATTTTATGTTGAAAGTGTGGGTGACTGACTCGAACGGGACTTCCGTCTACCTGCAATATTTCTCAGGTGATGGCCAGACGGCGACAGGTTCGGGCAACACATTTTCTTTTTATCTTGGCAGCCAGATTAAGAACGGAAGCTGGCAGTCGTTCGCTAGGAATCTTAATAGTGACTTGAACAGCGCAAAATGGGGAGCTAGCGTACGAAGGATACTAGGGTTCTCCATCAGAGGTGCCGTCCAGATCGGCAACTTGGAGTTAGGCGAAAAAGTAGATAGCCCCGACGGAGCTGACCTCCTGCCTTTTGCAAGATCATTTAAGTTGGAACAGAATTATCCTAATCCCTTCAACCCGTCAACTACTATAGATTACTATATCGGGGCGCCGAGTCGTGTAACAATAATCATTTACAACATACTCGGGCAGAAAATCAGAACTCTTTTCCGAAACGAGGAAAGGGGGGACGGGAATTACT
Above is a genomic segment from Candidatus Acidiferrales bacterium containing:
- a CDS encoding putative Ig domain-containing protein, whose amino-acid sequence is QQSVNGNQTLIIPSNVSTMNVAVACTCYQGGIMKISGMYLRKKLPVPLKIVSSPDTMVANNANYSSQIQTASVHPGDIISYNLSVAPSWLQMNSAGILSGIAPSSSGVFPVTIVASDQHGDKDSILFNIHVVEPVHDAIQIGSPPDTVVAPNAMYYYPIYATGSYLTDSLQYYKLSGPAWLSISPDGILIGTAPATDSITHMVSILVRDQHADADTQSFSLAVHPLVIDNFGYNDSPLDHGWLATTGSGTVSVGFDSTINARTMNLSTSSGLDFGVDKYGRWLANTITAEVKSSSDFMLKVWVTDSNGTSVYLQYFSGDGQTATGSGNTFSFYLGSQIKNGSWQSFARNLNSDLNSAKWGASVRRILGFSIRGAVQIGNLELGEKVDSPDGADLLPFARSFKLEQNYPNPFNPSTTIDYYIGAPSRVTIIIYNILGQKIRTLFRNEERGDGNYSAIWRGDNDSGQLVSSGVYFYRLQAVSLDGAHDYLTTKKMMLLK